A part of Papaver somniferum cultivar HN1 unplaced genomic scaffold, ASM357369v1 unplaced-scaffold_118, whole genome shotgun sequence genomic DNA contains:
- the LOC113330562 gene encoding probable E3 ubiquitin-protein ligase ARI2 isoform X1, protein MGDFLYSDNEEDYYISDCDSADGLDNDDAEDDDNDLQWTSGASSTKVITRESLLVAQREDLRRVMEMLNLSEQHARTLLIYHRWDVEKVFAVFVEKGKDKLFGEAGVTEKSCKIKHAPAAMTCEVCMEDIPEHKATTMDCGHCFCNNCWTEHFVVKINEGKSRRITCMAYKCTAICDEAIVRNLVSARDPDLAERFERFLLESYIEDNQRVKWCPSVPHCGNAIRVEDEKLCEVECTCGVQFCFSCSSEAHSPCSCLMWELWVKKCRDESETVNWITVNTKSCPKCYKSVEKNGGCNLVSCICGQSFCWLCGGATGREHTWTSIAGHSCGRFKEDQEKQAERAKRDLNRYMHYHNRYKAHTDSFKLESKLKETIESQIYMLEGKESELKDFSWLTNGLNRLFRSRRVLSYSYPFAFYMFGEDLFGDEMTPVEREIKQNLFEDQQQQLEENVEKLSKALEEKYDGLEDDNLKQSRMQLINLSVITDRLCKSMYECIENDLLGSLKVATHNIAAYKSKGVERASELLVRATKGNNSISYLQTNSSISATVGGTVEVGRSSSSSLNFESGCPSRKRAKREALGNVLFDLNLPAEVIDKS, encoded by the exons ATGGGGGATTTCTTGTATAGTGATAACGAAGAAGATTATTATATTTCTGATTGTGATTCTGCTGATGGACTTGATAACGATGACgctgaagatgatgataatgatttaCAATGGACGTCGGGTGCATCGTCTACTAAG GTGATTACAAGAGAGTCGCTTTTGGTAGCGCAG AGAGAAGATTTACGGAGGGTGATGGAAATGCTTAATTTAAGTGAACAGCATGCACGTACTTTGCTTATTTATCACCGTTGGGATGTTGAGAAGGTGTTTGCAGTGTTTGTGGAGAAAGGCAAAGATAAATTGTTTGGAGAAGCTGGTGTCACTGAGAAGAGTTGTAAGATTAAACATGCACCAGCTGCTATGACATGTGAGGTTTGCATGGAGGACATACCCGAACACAAAGCAACAACAATGGATTGTGGTCACTGCTTTTGTAACAACT GTTGGACGGAGCATTTTGTTGTTAAAATCAATGAAGGGAAAAGCAGACGCATTACATGCATGGCATACAAGTGCACTGCAATTTGTGATGAAGCCATTGTTCGGAATCTAGTCAGTGCGAGGGATCCGGACCTAGCAGAACGCTTTGAACGCTTTCTTTTGGAGTCTTACATCGAAGACAATCAGAGGGTCAAATGGTGCCCCAGTGTTCCTCATTGTGGAAATGCAATACGGGTTGAGGACGAGAAACTCTGTGAGGTTGAATGCACATGTGGGGTACAATTCTGTTTCAGTTGTTCATCAGAAGCACACTCTCCTTGCTCGTGCTTGATGTGGGAGCTTTGGGTTAAGAAATGTCGGGATGAATCAGAGACAGTTAACTGGATTACAGTCAACACAAAGTCTTGCCCaaagtgctataaaagtgttGAAAAAAATGGAGGCTGTAACCTTGTCAGCTGTATATGCGGGCAATCATTTTG TTGGTTGTGTGGCGGTGCTACTGGTAGAGAGCACACTTGGACTAGCATTGCTGGTCACAGCTGTGGTCGCTTTAAGGAAGATCAAGAGAAGCAAGCTGAGCGTGCAAAAAGGGATCTGAACCGTTATATGCACTACCACAACCGTTACAAAGCTCACACAGATTCTTTTAAGCTTGAATCAAAACTTAAGGAAACAATAGAGTCTCAGATATATATGTTGGAAGGCAAGGAGTCTGAGCTCAAGGATTTTAGCTGGTTAACTAATGGCCTTAACAGACTCTTCAGGTCGAGACGAGTACTCTCATATTCGTATCCATTTGCATTTTACATGTTTGGGGAGGATCTCTTCGGCGACGAAATGACTCCTGTGGAAAGGGAGATAAAGCAAAACCTATTTGAGGACCAACAGCAGCAGCTTGAAGAAAATGTTGAGAAACTCTCCAAGGCTTTAGAGGAGAAGTATGACGGGTTAGAAGATGATAATCTCAAGCAGTCAAGGATGCAACTTATCAATCTGTCAGTGATCACTGATAGACTCTGCAAGTCAAT GTATGAATGCATCGAGAATGATTTACTGGGTTCGCTTAAAGTGGCAACCCACAATATTGCAGCATACAAATCAAAGGGCGTTGAGAGGGCATCAGAACTTCTTGTGCGGGCAACCAAGGGGAATAATTCTATTAGCTATTTGCAGACCAATTCCAGCATAAGTGCAACCG TAGGAGGGACAGTGGAAGTCGGTCGGTCGTCATCTAGCTCCCTGAATTTTGAGAGTGGATGCCCTTCTCGGAAGCGCGCTAAAAGGGAAGCCCTTGGAAATGTGCTCTTCGATCTCAACTTGCCAGCGGAGGTGATTGACAAAAGTTGA
- the LOC113330562 gene encoding probable E3 ubiquitin-protein ligase ARI2 isoform X3: MGDFLYSDNEEDYYISDCDSADGLDNDDAEDDDNDLQWTSGASSTKVITRESLLVAQREDLRRVMEMLNLSEQHARTLLIYHRWDVEKVFAVFVEKGKDKLFGEAGVTEKSCKIKHAPAAMTCEVCMEDIPEHKATTMDCGHCFCNNCWTEHFVVKINEGKSRRITCMAYKCTAICDEAIVRNLVSARDPDLAERFERFLLESYIEDNQRVKWCPSVPHCGNAIRVEDEKLCEVECTCGVQFCFSCSSEAHSPCSCLMWELWVKKCRDESETVNWITVNTKSCPKCYKSVEKNGGCNLVSCICGQSFCWLCGGATGREHTWTSIAGHSCGRFKEDQEKQAERAKRDLNRYMHYHNRYKAHTDSFKLESKLKETIESQIYMLEGKESELKDFSWLTNGLNRLFRSRRVLSYSYPFAFYMFGEDLFGDEMTPVEREIKQNLFEDQQQQLEENVEKLSKALEEKYDGLEDDNLKQSRMQLINLSVITDRLCKSMYECIENDLLGSLKVATHNIAAYKSKGVERASELLVRATKGNNSISYLQTNSSISATGLETNHSWIPNLLYGVELIKSNDLLPVSLQ, translated from the exons ATGGGGGATTTCTTGTATAGTGATAACGAAGAAGATTATTATATTTCTGATTGTGATTCTGCTGATGGACTTGATAACGATGACgctgaagatgatgataatgatttaCAATGGACGTCGGGTGCATCGTCTACTAAG GTGATTACAAGAGAGTCGCTTTTGGTAGCGCAG AGAGAAGATTTACGGAGGGTGATGGAAATGCTTAATTTAAGTGAACAGCATGCACGTACTTTGCTTATTTATCACCGTTGGGATGTTGAGAAGGTGTTTGCAGTGTTTGTGGAGAAAGGCAAAGATAAATTGTTTGGAGAAGCTGGTGTCACTGAGAAGAGTTGTAAGATTAAACATGCACCAGCTGCTATGACATGTGAGGTTTGCATGGAGGACATACCCGAACACAAAGCAACAACAATGGATTGTGGTCACTGCTTTTGTAACAACT GTTGGACGGAGCATTTTGTTGTTAAAATCAATGAAGGGAAAAGCAGACGCATTACATGCATGGCATACAAGTGCACTGCAATTTGTGATGAAGCCATTGTTCGGAATCTAGTCAGTGCGAGGGATCCGGACCTAGCAGAACGCTTTGAACGCTTTCTTTTGGAGTCTTACATCGAAGACAATCAGAGGGTCAAATGGTGCCCCAGTGTTCCTCATTGTGGAAATGCAATACGGGTTGAGGACGAGAAACTCTGTGAGGTTGAATGCACATGTGGGGTACAATTCTGTTTCAGTTGTTCATCAGAAGCACACTCTCCTTGCTCGTGCTTGATGTGGGAGCTTTGGGTTAAGAAATGTCGGGATGAATCAGAGACAGTTAACTGGATTACAGTCAACACAAAGTCTTGCCCaaagtgctataaaagtgttGAAAAAAATGGAGGCTGTAACCTTGTCAGCTGTATATGCGGGCAATCATTTTG TTGGTTGTGTGGCGGTGCTACTGGTAGAGAGCACACTTGGACTAGCATTGCTGGTCACAGCTGTGGTCGCTTTAAGGAAGATCAAGAGAAGCAAGCTGAGCGTGCAAAAAGGGATCTGAACCGTTATATGCACTACCACAACCGTTACAAAGCTCACACAGATTCTTTTAAGCTTGAATCAAAACTTAAGGAAACAATAGAGTCTCAGATATATATGTTGGAAGGCAAGGAGTCTGAGCTCAAGGATTTTAGCTGGTTAACTAATGGCCTTAACAGACTCTTCAGGTCGAGACGAGTACTCTCATATTCGTATCCATTTGCATTTTACATGTTTGGGGAGGATCTCTTCGGCGACGAAATGACTCCTGTGGAAAGGGAGATAAAGCAAAACCTATTTGAGGACCAACAGCAGCAGCTTGAAGAAAATGTTGAGAAACTCTCCAAGGCTTTAGAGGAGAAGTATGACGGGTTAGAAGATGATAATCTCAAGCAGTCAAGGATGCAACTTATCAATCTGTCAGTGATCACTGATAGACTCTGCAAGTCAAT GTATGAATGCATCGAGAATGATTTACTGGGTTCGCTTAAAGTGGCAACCCACAATATTGCAGCATACAAATCAAAGGGCGTTGAGAGGGCATCAGAACTTCTTGTGCGGGCAACCAAGGGGAATAATTCTATTAGCTATTTGCAGACCAATTCCAGCATAAGTGCAACCG GCTTAGAAACAAATCACTCTTGGATTCCCAACTTGCTATATGGTGTTGAGTTGATAAAGAGTAATGACTTGCTGCCGGTGTCACTACAATGA
- the LOC113330562 gene encoding probable E3 ubiquitin-protein ligase ARI2 isoform X2, producing the protein MGDFLYSDNEEDYYISDCDSADGLDNDDAEDDDNDLQWTSGASSTKVITRESLLVAQREDLRRVMEMLNLSEQHARTLLIYHRWDVEKVFAVFVEKGKDKLFGEAGVTEKSCKIKHAPAAMTCEVCMEDIPEHKATTMDCGHCFCNNCWTEHFVVKINEGKSRRITCMAYKCTAICDEAIVRNLVSARDPDLAERFERFLLESYIEDNQRVKWCPSVPHCGNAIRVEDEKLCEVECTCGVQFCFSCSSEAHSPCSCLMWELWVKKCRDESETVNWITVNTKSCPKCYKSVEKNGGCNLVSCICGQSFCWLCGGATGREHTWTSIAGHSCGRFKEDQEKQAERAKRDLNRYMHYHNRYKAHTDSFKLESKLKETIESQIYMLEGKESELKDFSWLTNGLNRLFRSRRVLSYSYPFAFYMFGEDLFGDEMTPVEREIKQNLFEDQQQQLEENVEKLSKALEEKYDGLEDDNLKQSRMQLINLSVITDRLCKSMYECIENDLLGSLKVATHNIAAYKSKGVERASELLVRATKGNNSISYLQTNSSISATGGTVEVGRSSSSSLNFESGCPSRKRAKREALGNVLFDLNLPAEVIDKS; encoded by the exons ATGGGGGATTTCTTGTATAGTGATAACGAAGAAGATTATTATATTTCTGATTGTGATTCTGCTGATGGACTTGATAACGATGACgctgaagatgatgataatgatttaCAATGGACGTCGGGTGCATCGTCTACTAAG GTGATTACAAGAGAGTCGCTTTTGGTAGCGCAG AGAGAAGATTTACGGAGGGTGATGGAAATGCTTAATTTAAGTGAACAGCATGCACGTACTTTGCTTATTTATCACCGTTGGGATGTTGAGAAGGTGTTTGCAGTGTTTGTGGAGAAAGGCAAAGATAAATTGTTTGGAGAAGCTGGTGTCACTGAGAAGAGTTGTAAGATTAAACATGCACCAGCTGCTATGACATGTGAGGTTTGCATGGAGGACATACCCGAACACAAAGCAACAACAATGGATTGTGGTCACTGCTTTTGTAACAACT GTTGGACGGAGCATTTTGTTGTTAAAATCAATGAAGGGAAAAGCAGACGCATTACATGCATGGCATACAAGTGCACTGCAATTTGTGATGAAGCCATTGTTCGGAATCTAGTCAGTGCGAGGGATCCGGACCTAGCAGAACGCTTTGAACGCTTTCTTTTGGAGTCTTACATCGAAGACAATCAGAGGGTCAAATGGTGCCCCAGTGTTCCTCATTGTGGAAATGCAATACGGGTTGAGGACGAGAAACTCTGTGAGGTTGAATGCACATGTGGGGTACAATTCTGTTTCAGTTGTTCATCAGAAGCACACTCTCCTTGCTCGTGCTTGATGTGGGAGCTTTGGGTTAAGAAATGTCGGGATGAATCAGAGACAGTTAACTGGATTACAGTCAACACAAAGTCTTGCCCaaagtgctataaaagtgttGAAAAAAATGGAGGCTGTAACCTTGTCAGCTGTATATGCGGGCAATCATTTTG TTGGTTGTGTGGCGGTGCTACTGGTAGAGAGCACACTTGGACTAGCATTGCTGGTCACAGCTGTGGTCGCTTTAAGGAAGATCAAGAGAAGCAAGCTGAGCGTGCAAAAAGGGATCTGAACCGTTATATGCACTACCACAACCGTTACAAAGCTCACACAGATTCTTTTAAGCTTGAATCAAAACTTAAGGAAACAATAGAGTCTCAGATATATATGTTGGAAGGCAAGGAGTCTGAGCTCAAGGATTTTAGCTGGTTAACTAATGGCCTTAACAGACTCTTCAGGTCGAGACGAGTACTCTCATATTCGTATCCATTTGCATTTTACATGTTTGGGGAGGATCTCTTCGGCGACGAAATGACTCCTGTGGAAAGGGAGATAAAGCAAAACCTATTTGAGGACCAACAGCAGCAGCTTGAAGAAAATGTTGAGAAACTCTCCAAGGCTTTAGAGGAGAAGTATGACGGGTTAGAAGATGATAATCTCAAGCAGTCAAGGATGCAACTTATCAATCTGTCAGTGATCACTGATAGACTCTGCAAGTCAAT GTATGAATGCATCGAGAATGATTTACTGGGTTCGCTTAAAGTGGCAACCCACAATATTGCAGCATACAAATCAAAGGGCGTTGAGAGGGCATCAGAACTTCTTGTGCGGGCAACCAAGGGGAATAATTCTATTAGCTATTTGCAGACCAATTCCAGCATAAGTGCAACCG GAGGGACAGTGGAAGTCGGTCGGTCGTCATCTAGCTCCCTGAATTTTGAGAGTGGATGCCCTTCTCGGAAGCGCGCTAAAAGGGAAGCCCTTGGAAATGTGCTCTTCGATCTCAACTTGCCAGCGGAGGTGATTGACAAAAGTTGA
- the LOC113330562 gene encoding probable E3 ubiquitin-protein ligase ARI2 isoform X4 — MGDFLYSDNEEDYYISDCDSADGLDNDDAEDDDNDLQWTSGASSTKVITRESLLVAQREDLRRVMEMLNLSEQHARTLLIYHRWDVEKVFAVFVEKGKDKLFGEAGVTEKSCKIKHAPAAMTCEVCMEDIPEHKATTMDCGHCFCNNCWTEHFVVKINEGKSRRITCMAYKCTAICDEAIVRNLVSARDPDLAERFERFLLESYIEDNQRVKWCPSVPHCGNAIRVEDEKLCEVECTCGVQFCFSCSSEAHSPCSCLMWELWVKKCRDESETVNWITVNTKSCPKCYKSVEKNGGCNLVSCICGQSFCWLCGGATGREHTWTSIAGHSCGRFKEDQEKQAERAKRDLNRYMHYHNRYKAHTDSFKLESKLKETIESQIYMLEGKESELKDFSWLTNGLNRLFRSRRVLSYSYPFAFYMFGEDLFGDEMTPVEREIKQNLFEDQQQQLEENVEKLSKALEEKYDGLEDDNLKQSRMQLINLSVITDRLCKSMYECIENDLLGSLKVATHNIAAYKSKGVERASELLTNMSFQKLLSHANISVGGTVEVGRSSSSSLNFESGCPSRKRAKREALGNVLFDLNLPAEVIDKS, encoded by the exons ATGGGGGATTTCTTGTATAGTGATAACGAAGAAGATTATTATATTTCTGATTGTGATTCTGCTGATGGACTTGATAACGATGACgctgaagatgatgataatgatttaCAATGGACGTCGGGTGCATCGTCTACTAAG GTGATTACAAGAGAGTCGCTTTTGGTAGCGCAG AGAGAAGATTTACGGAGGGTGATGGAAATGCTTAATTTAAGTGAACAGCATGCACGTACTTTGCTTATTTATCACCGTTGGGATGTTGAGAAGGTGTTTGCAGTGTTTGTGGAGAAAGGCAAAGATAAATTGTTTGGAGAAGCTGGTGTCACTGAGAAGAGTTGTAAGATTAAACATGCACCAGCTGCTATGACATGTGAGGTTTGCATGGAGGACATACCCGAACACAAAGCAACAACAATGGATTGTGGTCACTGCTTTTGTAACAACT GTTGGACGGAGCATTTTGTTGTTAAAATCAATGAAGGGAAAAGCAGACGCATTACATGCATGGCATACAAGTGCACTGCAATTTGTGATGAAGCCATTGTTCGGAATCTAGTCAGTGCGAGGGATCCGGACCTAGCAGAACGCTTTGAACGCTTTCTTTTGGAGTCTTACATCGAAGACAATCAGAGGGTCAAATGGTGCCCCAGTGTTCCTCATTGTGGAAATGCAATACGGGTTGAGGACGAGAAACTCTGTGAGGTTGAATGCACATGTGGGGTACAATTCTGTTTCAGTTGTTCATCAGAAGCACACTCTCCTTGCTCGTGCTTGATGTGGGAGCTTTGGGTTAAGAAATGTCGGGATGAATCAGAGACAGTTAACTGGATTACAGTCAACACAAAGTCTTGCCCaaagtgctataaaagtgttGAAAAAAATGGAGGCTGTAACCTTGTCAGCTGTATATGCGGGCAATCATTTTG TTGGTTGTGTGGCGGTGCTACTGGTAGAGAGCACACTTGGACTAGCATTGCTGGTCACAGCTGTGGTCGCTTTAAGGAAGATCAAGAGAAGCAAGCTGAGCGTGCAAAAAGGGATCTGAACCGTTATATGCACTACCACAACCGTTACAAAGCTCACACAGATTCTTTTAAGCTTGAATCAAAACTTAAGGAAACAATAGAGTCTCAGATATATATGTTGGAAGGCAAGGAGTCTGAGCTCAAGGATTTTAGCTGGTTAACTAATGGCCTTAACAGACTCTTCAGGTCGAGACGAGTACTCTCATATTCGTATCCATTTGCATTTTACATGTTTGGGGAGGATCTCTTCGGCGACGAAATGACTCCTGTGGAAAGGGAGATAAAGCAAAACCTATTTGAGGACCAACAGCAGCAGCTTGAAGAAAATGTTGAGAAACTCTCCAAGGCTTTAGAGGAGAAGTATGACGGGTTAGAAGATGATAATCTCAAGCAGTCAAGGATGCAACTTATCAATCTGTCAGTGATCACTGATAGACTCTGCAAGTCAAT GTATGAATGCATCGAGAATGATTTACTGGGTTCGCTTAAAGTGGCAACCCACAATATTGCAGCATACAAATCAAAGGGCGTTGAGAGGGCATCAGAACTTCTT accaacatgtccttccAAAAGCTACTCTCACATGCAAATATATCAGTAGGAGGGACAGTGGAAGTCGGTCGGTCGTCATCTAGCTCCCTGAATTTTGAGAGTGGATGCCCTTCTCGGAAGCGCGCTAAAAGGGAAGCCCTTGGAAATGTGCTCTTCGATCTCAACTTGCCAGCGGAGGTGATTGACAAAAGTTGA